The region GCTGCCCAGCAGCACCGTCTCCACTCCCAGTCTGACCAATCGTTATTGTGGCATGGAACGTGCACTGCGAGAGTCCCCAGTCGTGATTGATCCTGGGGAGGGGCTTCATGCGCGGGACAGGGCCGGTGAAGATCGGTAAAGACGTTGTTTACGCTTATTTCACAACGACAGAACAGACGGCGCGGGTGCGAATGTCAGCCGACGAGGGGGATCGCTTGGATCTCTTTCCCGGACGCCAGGTGCGCGTCTCTTGGGACGGGCGGGAATCCGTCAGCGCACTTCTAACGGCTGTCATTCCCGCGCCACCGTTTGTTTGGGTCGAAATGCAGTTTGCTGATGTGGCCAGCCGGTCGGGGTAATTACACCAGCTTACTTCGTCAACTTCGAACGCTACTCCTGGGGTATGTTCACGTCGCCCTCGTTTACCTCGACACCTGGTCCAAAGGGAATTTGATATCGGGTGTCGATTCGGACTTTCACACGCCGCCCGCGAATTTCGGGAGGTGCGACGTTCCCGGCCGGGAAGACCTGTGTCCAGCCGACCGGGACCTGCCCATAAACGACCTTCGGCGGTTTATTCTGGCTGCCGCCGCTCAACTCCCACACCGGTGTTCCATCCGGGTCGGATATGATGAACCGAACGATACCGGTTGTCTCGCGGCCATATACCAGGTCGAACTCTATCTGTCCGTTGCGCAGCTTGGTCACGTACCCGGCCTGTGTACTCGGCACCGGATCAAGGGGTCGTGTCCCGCCAAGCAGGGACACGAGGAGCGCCCATAACCCCAAAAACAAAGCGGTTCCTAGCAGCACAACGGCCAGAAGACATCCACCGAGCCAATACCAGACGCGCGATCGTTTTTGTTCGTTCATGACCTCTCCTGGGAGAGGGGCGATATCAGAGATGATCCCGGTACAGCACACTTATTCCTGACTTTACACGCATGCGATGAGTCGTAATCGGCGGGTTTCAAGCGGCTATCAGACCCAAAATTTGGCTCCGATACCGAAGCACGACAGCCACCTAATCTGCTGAGCATCGGGCGGCAACGATTTCTCGAATATTCAGTATTCGCCTCACTGGGATTTGGCTCTCCCACATGCTCGATTCTGAGGAGTATGCAAATATAATTAGGCAGGGATCTGTTAGTGCATTCGTGACGATACACACGCGATACGAATCACGATACCGTTGCATCGCCGCATATTCATTCGGCGTCAGCTCTAGAACCACCTGCGAGCCGGACAATCCTTTCACTTCCAGTCGGAGATGCCGTTGGCCGAGTACGGCGTTTAAGTCCCAACCGATATTATCCGCCTCTACTGAGTCAACCCGGTACTGAAGACCGGAAAAGTAATGTTTTGTCGTAAGCACTGCCGCTTCTTCAACCCGTTGTCGAAGAAGGGGATCAGGTTGACGAGGTGCAGCTTGATCCGCTATCGAGGTCACTGGGATCTGTCGTGTGTTGATATAACTCAGTACAGCGGACCTGATCTGAGAGTTCTGCTCGGGATCGTCTGCATACCAGATGTTTGCCTGCCCGATACCTCCTTCGCCTCGCGGGACAGAAAACACCCTCTCATCGGGCGGCAAACATTCAGCATTTTCGCTTGCGGCCCTTGCGTAATACCCGCAGGTGATTTCACCGTGCTGTCGGTTAGAGCCTTCTGGAGCGATCTGGTGATCACGATAAACTGTGGCGTTCTTGTACCACCCGACAACAAACGTTCCGCCCGTCGATGCAGTTGCGACCCACACCACCAGAATACCTGAGACTAAGATATCGCTGCCTGACGCCCCCAATCGCGTCAGTTTGATTCTCGCCTCATCCCATCGGTCTTTCCTACCGGGCGGCTGCACGTAGCCATACACGTAGCCCTGAAACGGCAAAAAGTTGAACATTTCATGACCGAAGCCGTGTTCTGCGACGTAAGCACCCCCTCCGGTCATCGTGTCGCCGCCGATAACACCGCGGTAACGGTCCATCCGGGCTACCCGGAAGAAAACCATTCGGGTCAAGAAAGGATCGGGCTGTTCGTTCATCCGAAGCAACCAATTGAAGGAGTGCTGAATGATACCAATTAGCTACTGACTTCGCGCCTACTGAATGAAGGCAACCGCGCCCTTGGTATTGAAGCCGACGGTGAACTTGACCTTATCGCCTTCGCGAAGTGCCATCAGCCGGTTGCTACTCCGCCAGAAGAACGCCTCGAAGTTCCGGGGGACGGCCATCACCGTGCCGCCCCCACCGCGAATCCGCCTGATAATCCCGTCGAACACGATCTTATTGCTGCCTTCGCGCCAGTGGTCTCGTATCCGGCTTCGATCCTGCCCAGTTAGCGGAAGTGCGTTCGCCTGCTCGAACACCGTTGCCGCTCCGGTCCAGTCTCCCGACATGAACAGGTAGCTCGCTAGTTCGATGTAGAGGCTTACGTCGCCCTTATTCGCGCGAATCGCGGCCTCGTATGCCCCCTTCACGCCGCCGACGGGCTCATTCCCCATCCTGCGGAGCCGTGCGATGTGCCGCTGTAGACGCCACGAGGACGGGTCGATCTTCGCTCCATCGAACGCCACCTCCCGGGCGCTTGCCACGTCACCTTTCTGGAGCAGCAGTGTGATGTAGAGGTCGCGAAGCCGGGTTTCGTTTGGTGTCCGCTCGATGCCGGCCTTCAGGATGGCGATGGCCTGCGGTACGTCGCCCAGGTCGCGGCGTGCCAGAGCCAGCTCCTTACCGATGACGGGCGACTCGTTGGTCTGCTCGTGAGCCATCTCAAGGAAGGACAGCACACCTGCCCTCGCGATTCCATTCTCCTCGTTCGTCAGGGCTGCCGTTACCGAGTGCCGTAGCACGAAGTGTTTGCCCAAGTAGCCGAACGGCGACCTCGGCTCCTTTCGGATGCCTTCCTCGAACAGTCGTAAGGCATCTTGCAGCAGTCGATCCCGCTCGAACCGATCCTTCGATATCCGAGCCTTGTACTCGTAGGCCAGCCCCAGCGTATTAATGATGGCCGCGTTGCTGGGCTCCAGCTTTTGGGCACTCTTCGCGTAGCGGATGGCTTCGTCGATATCCGCCAAATCCTTCTCCAGAATCGAGCGGTGCTGGAGGACAAAGGGATTGCCCGGTAGCAGCGTCTGGATGCGGTCGAAGATGGCCCGTTTCATGGTCGCGGAGGCGAGCGAGCCAATAAACTCCTTCCTCCGAAATACCTCGTTCAGGAGTTGGTAATCCTCGCGGAAGCCGGGGTCCAGGTTGGTCAGGATTGAGTTGATGATCTCGAATTTAGCCTCGTCGTCCGGGACCGCACTCTCGAAGATCACAGAGGCAATAACGGGGTGGCGGGCGAGCAGTCGGAAGCCGATGTCGTGTCGCGACCGCCCCGTTGTCTCGCAGGATAGCAGGATACCCTCCGTACATTTAATCACCTCCGACACAAACTCGCCGGAAGTGATGTTCATGATATGGAGGATAGTTTCGTAACGCATCGCCAGGTCGATGGTAGCTGTCTATTCTGTACGTACGGGAACGGCCTGAGAATTTCCCAGTTCAGACGCGTGCCCGCTTCTACGAGGTAGCCATTTCGACCTTGGGAAAGATGCGATCCAGGATCGAGTCTTCCGGGCGTGGAATCTTCAGTTTGATCAGGAGATCTTCGAAGCAACTTCGCCCTGCCTCCATCCACCGCGTCACTTCCGCGATCACGCTCGCCAACGTCCACTCCGTCAAGTACAACCGCAGCGATTCCAGTACGCTCATCAGGATCGTCCGCCGCCGCGCGCCGGCCGGGGTCTTACTCGTCCGACCCGTCTTCCGCGCGTCCGCCGAACCCCGGAGGGTCCGCTCGGCTTCGTTGTTCGTCCCCGCGACCGGGGCCGTTGCACCGTTCGGTTGCGTCACCGCCGGGGCCGTTACGAACGGGAACAATTCCTTGGCCAGCATCAACCGCATCAGTTCATTGACCAGCAGGCGGTAGTCATTCCGGCATCCGTCGCCCGGCGGTTCGTCGGCCAGCCACTGGGCCGAACACAGGTCGTACACCCGCTGTTCCAGACCCTCGACCCGGGCGGTCCGGCCGGCATCGCTCAACCGGCCGTCGTCCCGTGCCCGGCACGCCGCCCGGTAGATCTCCAGCAACCGGTCGGTGAACGTCCGGTAGCCCTCGTGGTCGGGTTCCTGCAGGGTCAGCTTAATCGCCTTGCGGAGGAGGTGCGCCCAGCACTTTTGCGCGATCGTGAAAGTCGCGTACACGGCCGCGTCGTCGCTCACCAGAACACCCTCGAACGTCTCCGGATCGAGAATGGTCTTGAGCGTCCCGGCATCCTTGTGAACCCCGAACAGCAACACCCGGGCCTGTTCGGACAGGAATGCCCACACGCTGTTCAGACTCCACCGGGTCTCGTCCGCGTGGACGACGGCCGCGTGGGCCAACAGGGTACACAGGGTGTCGAACTCCTTCTCCCAGTGCCGCGACAACTGGCGGAGCAAGGCGTCGGCTTGGGACTTCGGCAGCCGGAGTTGTTGGAAGAACGTCAGCACCTGGCACACTTTGTCGAACGACAGGCCGACGCCATGGACCAGGAATGCGATCGCGACGACGATCTCGACCGCGAATTCACTGCGGCCGAACACCCCGGGGATCTGACCGTACTGGTTCTTGGGTCCGCGATAGATCTCGTACGCGACCAGGACCGCACGCCCGCTCTCGAACCGCCACACCGGGCGGACGTGAGACCGGCGGCAGTCGGCGGGCGGGATGCCGGCCGGGAACACCTTCTCGGTGCGTTCCGCGCGAGCGATCTTGTCCGCGGTCGTGACCCGCCCGTGTCGCTTCGGCTTCTTCCTTTTCTGGGGCTTGTTCGAACGGGCGTGTTGTCGTTGCTCTTCGGCCCGCATGGAGAACGGTTGATCGAGTTTGGCGGTCGGCGGGGTGGGGAGGTGTTGCTCAAGTTCGCGGATGCGTTGGCGAGCGGCCAGGAGTTCGGCTTGGAGGGACACGATCAGGTCGACCAGGTGTTCGGGTGACACCTTGCCCTGCCGAACGTCCTGTTTGAGCTGCTCATCCCCCATGACGGAAAATTAGCGGCCACGGGCACATCCGGAAAGGCCCCTCAGCTGTACAGAATAGACAGCTACGGTCGATGCGCCCCAGTGCGGCCACGAATACATACGCCCTCTGGGCAATCGCGCTCGGAATGCGCGCGTATTCATCCCGGACGATCGCGTCAAAGTTCGTTCCAGAGGTCAACTCACGCAGCGCGACCAGCAGATCCTTTTCAGCCAGCCGCTCGAAATGCTCCCGTTGCTCCTCTAGCGGAAGCCCTTCCAGCTTGCCAAGGCATGTCGGGTATTTAGCCAGAGCCGCGAGTATCTCGTTGATCTCCCGGTCCGACAGCGCACCCAGCACATACTCTTCACTTACGAACTTCGTGTCGAGATACTGCTTGGCGATCTCCCACTGGCTTAGCCGCTCCTCTAACAGTATGGTCGCCGGCACCTTGTGCTGCCGGAGCGCGTTGACGAAGTGCCCGATGTCCACAATCCGCTCGCTCGCGTGCGAGATGATGATGAAAATTCGCTTCGGCTGCTCTTTGTCCACGAGCGGACGGATGAACCGCATGTCGAACGGCGTACCCGAAATGTGCATCAGCGCAATCGCGCCGTAGGAGTTCGCCAGATCATAGGCCGCCGTTCGCAGCAGGGTCGTTTTGCCCGTACCGGCCGCACCGGTCACAAGGTAGGCACTGGCCTTGAGGGTGGGCTCGACCAGTTCTGGGAAGATGCCCTCCATCAAGTGATCAAAGGCATCGCGGATGGGGGGAATCTTGTCCCGAATGTCGCCCCAGGTCGGCTCAGCACCCTTGAAGAAGGCGGCGGGGTTCGCCAACCCCGTGCAGTCCGGCGCCCGCACCATGTAGAACGACTCGCCAATTTTCTGAAAGCGATTGTCAGCGTCCGGCAGGAGGAAGGCATAACCCTGCCGCTCGACAAGCGGCAGCGCGACCCGGTTCTGCAGTTGCCACGTGTCCTTGAGCGCGACCAGGAATTCGGCCGCGTCGAGAGGCAGAAGCTGGATGTTGTATTTCTCCCGCCAGAAAGTCTCTTGCAGCGGGGTCGAGCCCGGCCTGACCGCATAGCTCAGAGGCAGAGTTTCGATGTTCAGCTCTTCTCGACAGGCATCCAGTATTTCCCGCAGATTGTCATCGGCCATCGAGTACCCGACGAAGATGAGCGTTCGCCCGAGTAGGTCGCGCTTCAGCCGCTTGAATAGCTTGGTGCGGTGCTTCTGGTAGTGGCGGTAGTCCTCTCGTGTCAGAATCAACCGACCTTCCGGTGTGTTTGCGTGGTCGGCGCTGCCGTGCAACTTGTAATACGGGATGTCCTCCTCGGACAACTTGTTGATGTCATCGGTGGCTGAGAACACCTGAAAGACGTTACCCGCTGGCACAATTGTCTTGTCCCGCGCGGCCTTCTCGACGAGCAGGTCGTAATTCGTCGTGTATATGCAGTCCCACGGAAGCTGAACGAGGGCCAGTTGCGCCGTTCCGTAGGGGAACGAGTCGAGGAGCCTGTAGACGTACTCTGACACGGCAGCGCTGCCGAGCTTGTGCCGCGCCATCTCCGCCGCATCCGAGAGGGTCAGTTTCTCGTTGGGGCTATCGAGCAGATCGCGGCAGATGTGCTCCGCCAGGTCATTGCCGAGCGGGCACCTGACACCTTTTGCGTTCTCGATCCCGTAGTTCACGCCCGCGCCGAGAAACAGGCACGCGGATCGTTCTGTCAGGTGGTCGCATATCGATTCGAGGGCCACCTGCGTTTTGTCATCAATGACCATGAGGGCCTCTGGGCTGTTAGAACCTTCCGGCCTTAAAATCAACGTCGTTTGTGCGACATACTGTTTTCTTCTCTATCTCTGGAAACGCGTTAACGTTCCCGTCCCGTCTTTTTAGCCATATCGGTAGTGCCGCGTGACCAAAACGCTCGGTAATAGCTCGTCGGCAAAGCTGGTACATCCGATACGGCAAAAGCGTCCGCTTGAGACGGACTGCACCTGGATGCGCAAGCCAAGTCCTGAAAATCGATCGCGGCGAACCCCACGCGTGTACTCAAAACACGAAAGCGTCATTCTCCGGCGCTAGCGACTGTGTGCCAAGAGAAGAGGCAAGAATGGTTGGGACAGCGTGCGCTGCTATTGCCCAAATCCAAGTCTGGCACTGCCAGACTTGCCATAGAAAACCGTGCGAAACCGCTATAAAATGTGTGAAGTGTGGGAATCCGGATTGTCACGGCGAATCGACGCAACTCTTGACGTTGACAGTGGTTAAGCGAGAGAAGGCTTTTCGACTGAAAATCGCTAGGTCCCCGGTTCAAACCCGGGACTGCCCACTCAAGCAACCCCTGGGAAAACCAGGGGTTGTGTCATTTCCGAAGATAATCTTCCGCTCACCTTGGCACGAAATCCCCCACTATTTCTCTGAACAGGAAAAATAATGGTGGTGTCGCCCGATCATTGAACGGCGCAGCAAGCTT is a window of Fimbriiglobus ruber DNA encoding:
- a CDS encoding SIR2 family NAD-dependent protein deacylase encodes the protein MVIDDKTQVALESICDHLTERSACLFLGAGVNYGIENAKGVRCPLGNDLAEHICRDLLDSPNEKLTLSDAAEMARHKLGSAAVSEYVYRLLDSFPYGTAQLALVQLPWDCIYTTNYDLLVEKAARDKTIVPAGNVFQVFSATDDINKLSEEDIPYYKLHGSADHANTPEGRLILTREDYRHYQKHRTKLFKRLKRDLLGRTLIFVGYSMADDNLREILDACREELNIETLPLSYAVRPGSTPLQETFWREKYNIQLLPLDAAEFLVALKDTWQLQNRVALPLVERQGYAFLLPDADNRFQKIGESFYMVRAPDCTGLANPAAFFKGAEPTWGDIRDKIPPIRDAFDHLMEGIFPELVEPTLKASAYLVTGAAGTGKTTLLRTAAYDLANSYGAIALMHISGTPFDMRFIRPLVDKEQPKRIFIIISHASERIVDIGHFVNALRQHKVPATILLEERLSQWEIAKQYLDTKFVSEEYVLGALSDREINEILAALAKYPTCLGKLEGLPLEEQREHFERLAEKDLLVALRELTSGTNFDAIVRDEYARIPSAIAQRAYVFVAALGRIDRSCLFCTAEGPFRMCPWPLIFRHGG
- a CDS encoding IS66 family transposase, whose protein sequence is MGDEQLKQDVRQGKVSPEHLVDLIVSLQAELLAARQRIRELEQHLPTPPTAKLDQPFSMRAEEQRQHARSNKPQKRKKPKRHGRVTTADKIARAERTEKVFPAGIPPADCRRSHVRPVWRFESGRAVLVAYEIYRGPKNQYGQIPGVFGRSEFAVEIVVAIAFLVHGVGLSFDKVCQVLTFFQQLRLPKSQADALLRQLSRHWEKEFDTLCTLLAHAAVVHADETRWSLNSVWAFLSEQARVLLFGVHKDAGTLKTILDPETFEGVLVSDDAAVYATFTIAQKCWAHLLRKAIKLTLQEPDHEGYRTFTDRLLEIYRAACRARDDGRLSDAGRTARVEGLEQRVYDLCSAQWLADEPPGDGCRNDYRLLVNELMRLMLAKELFPFVTAPAVTQPNGATAPVAGTNNEAERTLRGSADARKTGRTSKTPAGARRRTILMSVLESLRLYLTEWTLASVIAEVTRWMEAGRSCFEDLLIKLKIPRPEDSILDRIFPKVEMATS
- a CDS encoding DUF3883 domain-containing protein — its product is MDRYRGVIGGDTMTGGGAYVAEHGFGHEMFNFLPFQGYVYGYVQPPGRKDRWDEARIKLTRLGASGSDILVSGILVVWVATASTGGTFVVGWYKNATVYRDHQIAPEGSNRQHGEITCGYYARAASENAECLPPDERVFSVPRGEGGIGQANIWYADDPEQNSQIRSAVLSYINTRQIPVTSIADQAAPRQPDPLLRQRVEEAAVLTTKHYFSGLQYRVDSVEADNIGWDLNAVLGQRHLRLEVKGLSGSQVVLELTPNEYAAMQRYRDSYRVCIVTNALTDPCLIIFAYSSESSMWESQIPVRRILNIREIVAARCSAD
- a CDS encoding tetratricopeptide repeat protein — translated: MRYETILHIMNITSGEFVSEVIKCTEGILLSCETTGRSRHDIGFRLLARHPVIASVIFESAVPDDEAKFEIINSILTNLDPGFREDYQLLNEVFRRKEFIGSLASATMKRAIFDRIQTLLPGNPFVLQHRSILEKDLADIDEAIRYAKSAQKLEPSNAAIINTLGLAYEYKARISKDRFERDRLLQDALRLFEEGIRKEPRSPFGYLGKHFVLRHSVTAALTNEENGIARAGVLSFLEMAHEQTNESPVIGKELALARRDLGDVPQAIAILKAGIERTPNETRLRDLYITLLLQKGDVASAREVAFDGAKIDPSSWRLQRHIARLRRMGNEPVGGVKGAYEAAIRANKGDVSLYIELASYLFMSGDWTGAATVFEQANALPLTGQDRSRIRDHWREGSNKIVFDGIIRRIRGGGGTVMAVPRNFEAFFWRSSNRLMALREGDKVKFTVGFNTKGAVAFIQ